In Rhodothermales bacterium, the following proteins share a genomic window:
- a CDS encoding DNA internalization-related competence protein ComEC/Rec2 has protein sequence MPLVPRIAPHTWLPLVVSGGLVLGGSSGRLVWTGTGAVPVLALGTGWAVLGLVLALRRQRPGSTHPQGPATGAHTLLPLLGVAVMALTGFVLGCFHSGATPAPFRQEPRLQVVEGSVERVTGGGSGFLLCRRKACVLVRLPQPYPAPARSIPSSSHTLPIFAAGSRVVVRGRLRAAAHPLNPFDFDEASWLRGLGAVGVIDEVTGLYSIHGAGRIQTVRMHLHRQAANTFDRTLATPLSRALARALWLGDRSHIPEEVQATFADSGLAHVLAVSGLHVGFVALALVAALRMVLRRVKVAEGVRRAVTGTMAAVGLVGLSWWMGPAPSVERAAIMGAALLVSGAFRRKPSPRIAFAWAILLSLFMTPTAWRSVGWQLSFSAVGAILLVLPWLSRLRRRPAASALVVTAAAWLGTAPVLVLSFGQSPAAGAALSPLAVPLMAPMLLTSLSALVDPGPLSVLLTEALAATLHAMARFGSSWPDWTRWSAPPGVFTPLLLLPWMGLWALRPGPPRARTRRSTIGIWVSILLLVLTPRQHPPIVQQLHVGQGDASIIMLPGRTLVIDSGPSNRSGETVAAHITGWGRRRIDGLIHSHEHADHTGGTPRLAHLLPVQTFASQHTLRRGDTVDVGPGARLYVLGPARHPIRDANNDSVVLRLQVGRRSWLFLGDTEAPAERSLVRHMGPMLDVDVVKAGHHGSATSSTPELIAHASAATTLISAGRNNRFAHPDPSVVDRWARSGARVHVTFSDGAWISPPDQ, from the coding sequence ATGCCACTCGTTCCCCGCATTGCGCCCCACACGTGGCTTCCACTCGTCGTCAGCGGGGGTCTGGTTCTGGGGGGTTCATCCGGCAGGCTGGTGTGGACGGGTACGGGTGCCGTCCCTGTCCTCGCGCTGGGCACCGGATGGGCGGTGCTGGGGCTGGTACTGGCTCTTCGCCGCCAGCGCCCCGGCTCTACCCATCCACAAGGTCCTGCAACGGGCGCTCACACTCTCCTTCCGTTGCTGGGCGTGGCGGTCATGGCCCTGACCGGATTTGTCCTGGGATGCTTCCATTCCGGGGCGACTCCCGCCCCGTTCCGGCAGGAGCCGCGCCTGCAGGTGGTCGAGGGATCCGTGGAGCGGGTGACGGGCGGCGGGAGCGGATTCCTGCTCTGCCGCCGGAAGGCCTGTGTGCTGGTCCGCCTGCCACAGCCCTACCCCGCCCCGGCCCGAAGCATTCCCTCCTCTTCCCATACCCTCCCGATCTTTGCCGCCGGGAGCCGGGTGGTCGTGCGTGGCCGTCTCCGGGCCGCCGCGCATCCCCTGAACCCGTTCGATTTCGACGAGGCGTCCTGGCTGCGGGGCCTGGGCGCCGTGGGGGTCATTGACGAGGTCACCGGCCTGTATTCCATCCATGGCGCCGGCAGGATTCAGACGGTCCGGATGCACCTCCACCGGCAGGCGGCCAATACCTTCGACCGCACGCTGGCCACACCCCTCAGCCGCGCCCTGGCCCGCGCGCTCTGGCTGGGAGACCGGTCGCACATTCCGGAGGAGGTGCAGGCCACCTTCGCGGATTCGGGCCTGGCCCATGTACTGGCCGTATCGGGACTGCATGTCGGCTTTGTGGCATTGGCACTGGTGGCGGCCCTCCGCATGGTACTGCGCCGCGTCAAGGTGGCCGAGGGCGTCCGCCGCGCCGTCACGGGAACCATGGCGGCCGTCGGACTGGTCGGGCTCAGTTGGTGGATGGGGCCTGCTCCGTCGGTGGAACGGGCAGCCATCATGGGAGCGGCGCTGCTGGTATCGGGCGCCTTCCGCCGCAAGCCCTCACCGCGGATTGCGTTTGCCTGGGCCATACTGCTCTCCCTGTTCATGACGCCGACCGCGTGGCGCTCGGTCGGGTGGCAGCTGTCCTTCAGCGCGGTCGGCGCCATCCTCCTGGTTCTGCCGTGGCTGTCCCGGCTCCGCAGGCGGCCGGCGGCCTCGGCGCTCGTCGTCACGGCAGCGGCGTGGCTCGGGACGGCGCCGGTACTCGTACTGAGCTTCGGCCAGAGCCCGGCTGCCGGCGCCGCCCTGAGCCCATTGGCCGTACCCCTCATGGCCCCCATGCTCCTGACCTCCCTCTCCGCGCTCGTGGATCCGGGACCCCTGTCCGTGTTGCTGACGGAAGCCCTGGCGGCCACACTCCATGCCATGGCGCGGTTCGGATCCTCGTGGCCGGATTGGACGCGCTGGTCAGCCCCGCCCGGGGTCTTCACTCCGCTCTTGCTGCTCCCGTGGATGGGGTTGTGGGCGCTGCGTCCGGGACCGCCGCGTGCCCGGACTCGCCGGTCCACGATCGGGATATGGGTGAGCATCCTGCTGCTTGTCCTGACGCCCCGCCAGCATCCCCCCATCGTGCAGCAACTTCATGTGGGGCAGGGCGATGCATCCATCATCATGCTCCCGGGACGTACCCTCGTCATCGATTCCGGCCCATCGAACCGGTCGGGGGAAACCGTGGCGGCACACATCACGGGATGGGGGCGGCGACGCATCGACGGGCTCATCCATTCCCACGAACACGCCGATCATACCGGGGGCACGCCGCGCCTGGCGCATCTCCTGCCCGTTCAGACGTTCGCATCCCAACACACCCTCCGGCGGGGCGATACCGTGGACGTGGGCCCTGGCGCACGATTATACGTGCTCGGCCCGGCACGGCACCCGATACGCGACGCGAACAACGACTCCGTCGTCCTGCGCCTCCAGGTCGGACGCCGTTCATGGCTTTTCCTCGGAGACACCGAGGCACCCGCCGAGCGGAGCCTGGTCCGTCACATGGGCCCGATGTTGGACGTGGATGTCGTCAAGGCGGGCCATCACGGTTCGGCCACCAGCAGCACGCCGGAACTGATCGCGCACGCATCGGCTGCCACCACCCTCATCAGCGCCGGCAGGAACAACCGGTTCGCGCATCCCGACCCGTCCGTCGTTGACCGATGGGCCCGCTCAGGAGCCCGGGTCCACGTTACGTTCAGCGACGGCGCGTGGATTTCACCACCGGATCAGTGA
- the nusB gene encoding transcription antitermination factor NusB, protein MSTRREARERVMQAVYAFTVGVDNADHVIKTIIDGQMDDREGIAFATKLFLRTLDATDETNALLEKYTQNWDISRIALVDRIVLRIAIVELKYFPDIPPKVTINEAIEVAKRYSTERSGQFVNGILDAILADLKAEGQLKKSGRGLIGLEG, encoded by the coding sequence ATGAGTACGCGACGCGAAGCGCGTGAGCGCGTCATGCAGGCGGTTTACGCATTCACGGTAGGCGTGGACAATGCGGATCACGTCATCAAGACCATCATCGATGGGCAGATGGATGACCGCGAGGGCATTGCATTCGCCACGAAACTCTTTCTCCGGACCCTCGACGCCACCGATGAGACCAACGCGCTGCTTGAGAAATACACGCAGAACTGGGACATTTCCCGGATTGCCCTGGTCGACCGCATCGTACTGCGGATAGCCATTGTCGAATTGAAGTACTTCCCGGACATCCCGCCCAAAGTGACCATCAACGAGGCCATTGAAGTCGCCAAGCGCTACTCCACGGAACGTTCCGGTCAGTTCGTCAACGGCATCCTGGACGCCATCCTGGCGGACCTGAAGGCCGAAGGGCAGCTCAAGAAATCCGGCCGCGGCCTTATCGGGCTGGAGGGCTGA
- a CDS encoding metallophosphoesterase family protein — MGLIAIGDIHGCARSLKALLTQLDVQPDDHLVFVGDYIDRGPDSKAVIDHLLELRKTITCTFLRGNHEDLFLGWLDRDEYELFAINGGTTTLESYRDDTGTIVIPDEHIAFIRETDLWYETDEFVFVHAGLNPTMSVAQNLELADPQVFMWERSHMKTDMLLWEKTVVCGHTPVSMPINRERLINIDTGCVFHANSALGMLTAVRLPERDFEQVPFSG; from the coding sequence ATGGGATTGATAGCCATCGGTGACATCCACGGTTGCGCACGGTCCCTGAAGGCCCTCCTCACGCAGCTCGACGTCCAGCCTGACGACCACCTGGTATTCGTGGGCGACTACATCGACCGGGGGCCGGATTCGAAAGCGGTCATCGACCACTTGCTGGAGCTCCGGAAAACCATCACGTGCACGTTCCTCCGGGGCAATCACGAGGACCTGTTCCTGGGGTGGTTGGACCGCGACGAATATGAGTTGTTCGCCATCAACGGGGGAACGACCACGCTGGAAAGCTACCGGGACGACACCGGGACGATTGTCATCCCCGATGAACACATCGCGTTCATCCGGGAAACGGATTTGTGGTACGAGACCGACGAATTCGTGTTTGTCCATGCCGGACTCAATCCCACCATGTCGGTGGCCCAGAACCTGGAACTGGCCGATCCCCAGGTGTTCATGTGGGAACGGTCCCACATGAAAACGGACATGCTCCTGTGGGAAAAGACCGTTGTCTGCGGGCATACCCCGGTCAGTATGCCCATCAACCGGGAGCGGCTCATCAACATCGACACGGGGTGCGTCTTCCACGCGAATTCCGCGCTGGGTATGCTGACGGCGGTGCGTCTTCCGGAGCGCGACTTCGAACAGGTCCCGTTCTCGGGCTGA